A window from Intestinimonas massiliensis (ex Afouda et al. 2020) encodes these proteins:
- a CDS encoding AAA family ATPase, with protein MKGAMTAAAMHRQYDEGVSAFRQHIANPAMRQKFNQDVDEFMRQCALGVWQADGGNVSPQHVEYYNGIYCKGNPVPTALYWELCTAVAEYPGFRPPVFFQRMREYDKAYRQKTARRFVDLLTLMLLLFAAADGAVSDREAGFVNACADALTALCDADGLASDKPKLDAGDFVTRRGEDKPGQAAAPAPAGKEEAASSSEPEPEPAESLEELLAELDGLCGLDRVKKDVRSLINLVKVRRLREEQELPVPPMSLHLVFMGNPGTGKTTVARLLARIYHAIGVLSKGQLVEVDRSGLVAGFVGQTAIKTSEVVQKALGGVLFIDEAYALANQDNANDFGKEAIEVLLKNMEDHRKDLIVIVAGYTELMGRFIHSNPGLESRFNKYFYFEDYTGDQLMEIFRSMCGKNGYTIGNETEKYAEEYFAALYEERDENFGNARDVRNVFERAVARQSDRVAALEAPTKEQLMELTVGDLREEEPEETHTPGPQHPAPDQAGARSPDPSEPRP; from the coding sequence GTGAAGGGGGCAATGACCGCTGCGGCAATGCACAGGCAGTATGACGAAGGGGTGTCCGCGTTCCGGCAGCACATCGCCAATCCCGCGATGCGGCAGAAGTTCAACCAGGACGTGGATGAATTCATGCGCCAGTGCGCTCTGGGCGTGTGGCAGGCCGACGGGGGGAACGTCTCGCCCCAGCATGTGGAGTATTACAACGGCATCTACTGCAAGGGAAATCCGGTCCCCACCGCCCTGTACTGGGAGCTGTGCACCGCCGTGGCCGAGTATCCCGGCTTCCGGCCCCCGGTGTTTTTCCAGCGGATGCGGGAGTATGACAAGGCGTACCGCCAAAAGACCGCCCGGCGGTTCGTGGATCTGCTGACGCTGATGCTGCTTCTGTTCGCCGCCGCCGACGGGGCAGTCAGCGACCGGGAGGCGGGCTTCGTCAACGCCTGCGCCGACGCCCTCACCGCCCTGTGCGACGCAGACGGGCTGGCTTCGGACAAGCCCAAGCTGGATGCCGGGGACTTCGTCACACGGAGGGGGGAGGACAAGCCCGGCCAGGCCGCCGCCCCCGCCCCGGCGGGGAAGGAGGAGGCCGCGTCCTCCTCCGAACCGGAGCCGGAGCCCGCCGAATCCCTGGAGGAGTTGCTGGCCGAGCTGGACGGCCTGTGCGGGCTGGACAGGGTAAAAAAGGACGTGCGCAGCCTGATCAACCTGGTGAAGGTGCGCCGCCTGCGGGAGGAGCAGGAGCTGCCGGTGCCTCCCATGTCCCTCCACCTGGTGTTCATGGGCAACCCGGGTACCGGAAAGACCACCGTGGCCCGGCTGCTGGCCAGGATCTACCACGCCATCGGCGTGCTGTCCAAGGGACAGTTGGTGGAGGTGGACCGCTCCGGCCTGGTGGCCGGATTTGTGGGGCAGACCGCCATCAAGACCAGCGAGGTGGTCCAAAAGGCCCTGGGCGGCGTGCTCTTCATCGACGAGGCCTATGCCCTGGCCAACCAGGACAACGCCAACGACTTCGGCAAGGAGGCCATCGAGGTCCTGCTGAAAAACATGGAGGACCACCGGAAGGACCTGATCGTCATCGTGGCGGGCTACACCGAGCTTATGGGGCGGTTCATCCACTCCAACCCCGGCCTGGAGTCCCGGTTCAACAAGTATTTCTATTTTGAGGACTACACCGGAGACCAGCTCATGGAGATTTTTCGGTCCATGTGCGGTAAAAACGGGTATACGATCGGGAATGAGACCGAGAAATATGCCGAAGAGTATTTTGCAGCGCTCTACGAGGAGCGGGACGAGAACTTCGGCAACGCCCGGGACGTGCGCAACGTATTTGAGCGGGCGGTGGCCCGGCAGTCCGACCGGGTGGCGGCGCTGGAGGCCCCCACCAAGGAGCAGCTCATGGAGCTGACGGTGGGAGACCTGAGGGAGGAGGAGCCGGAGGAAACTCATACACCGGGTCCTCAGCACCCAGCTCCAGACCAAGCCGGAGCCCGATCTCCAGACCCTTCCGAACCGCGTCCGTGA
- a CDS encoding NADH peroxidase yields MKKFVCTVCGYVHEGDMPPEFCPICKAPAEKFKEQVGEKTWAAEHVVGVAKGAPQEIIDGLRMNFEGECSEVGMYLAMARVAHREGYPEIGLYWEKAAYEEAEHAAKFAELLGEVVTDSTKKNLELRVDAENGATAGKFDLAKKAKELNLDAIHDTVHEMARDEARHGKAFEGLLKRYFG; encoded by the coding sequence ATGAAAAAGTTTGTCTGCACCGTTTGCGGTTACGTCCACGAAGGCGACATGCCCCCCGAGTTCTGCCCCATCTGCAAGGCTCCCGCCGAGAAGTTCAAGGAGCAGGTCGGTGAGAAGACCTGGGCTGCCGAGCATGTGGTCGGCGTGGCCAAGGGCGCTCCCCAGGAGATCATCGACGGCCTGCGTATGAACTTTGAGGGTGAGTGCTCCGAGGTCGGCATGTACCTGGCCATGGCCCGAGTGGCTCACCGTGAGGGCTACCCCGAGATCGGCCTGTACTGGGAGAAGGCCGCCTATGAGGAGGCCGAGCACGCCGCCAAGTTTGCCGAGCTGCTGGGCGAGGTGGTCACCGACTCCACCAAGAAAAACCTGGAGCTGCGCGTCGATGCCGAGAACGGCGCTACCGCCGGCAAGTTTGACCTGGCCAAGAAGGCCAAGGAGCTGAATCTGGACGCCATCCATGACACCGTGCACGAGATGGCCCGCGACGAGGCCCGCCACGGCAAGGCGTTCGAGGGTCTGCTGAAGCGCTACTTCGGCTAA
- a CDS encoding DUF2283 domain-containing protein: MQKIAIDYDKRFDTLYVALGDKTNSYGDDSMNDIIVMRDMNTEAITGFTILSFLKKYRANALPQLPPSLGFSLEKDILPKIKQ; this comes from the coding sequence GTGCAAAAGATTGCGATTGATTACGACAAGCGCTTCGACACCCTATATGTAGCTTTGGGCGACAAGACCAATTCATATGGCGATGACAGCATGAACGACATCATTGTCATGAGGGACATGAACACAGAGGCGATTACAGGCTTCACTATCCTAAGTTTTCTCAAGAAATATAGGGCAAATGCACTGCCTCAACTCCCGCCCTCACTTGGATTTTCACTAGAAAAGGACATACTTCCTAAAATAAAGCAATAA
- a CDS encoding heavy-metal-associated domain-containing protein has product MYFNVSKDVGLHDTSLLKRALDSLPGVNSVSIDKGSGRIAVDYDDTGVTRNEIQEKIEILGYPIK; this is encoded by the coding sequence GTGTATTTTAATGTCAGCAAAGACGTTGGGCTCCATGATACTTCGTTGCTTAAAAGAGCTTTGGATTCCCTACCGGGCGTTAACTCCGTCAGCATTGATAAGGGTAGCGGCAGGATAGCAGTGGACTATGACGATACTGGAGTTACCAGAAATGAAATTCAGGAGAAAATTGAAATATTAGGATATCCTATTAAGTAG
- a CDS encoding inorganic diphosphatase — translation MSNIWHDINPARIQPEDFVAVIEIPKGSKKKYELDKETGLIILDRVLHTSTHYPANYGFIPRTYGDDGDPLDVLVLCSEAMDPLTLVRVYPIGYISMLDSGKNDEKIIAIPFADPTYNTYQDIWELPGHIFDEMAHFFSVYKALEGKEAVAGDVSDRAAAIRVIQRAMDHYSDTFLGASVPRQERSSTR, via the coding sequence ATGTCCAATATCTGGCATGACATCAATCCCGCCCGCATCCAGCCCGAGGATTTCGTGGCGGTCATCGAGATTCCAAAGGGGAGCAAGAAGAAGTACGAGTTGGATAAGGAGACCGGCCTCATCATCCTGGACCGGGTCCTCCACACCTCCACCCATTACCCCGCCAACTACGGCTTCATCCCCCGGACCTACGGCGACGACGGCGACCCGCTGGACGTGCTGGTGCTGTGCTCGGAGGCCATGGACCCCCTGACCCTGGTGCGGGTCTACCCCATCGGCTACATCTCCATGCTGGACAGCGGCAAAAACGACGAGAAGATCATCGCCATCCCCTTTGCCGACCCCACCTACAACACCTACCAGGACATCTGGGAGCTGCCCGGCCATATTTTTGACGAGATGGCCCATTTCTTCTCGGTCTACAAGGCTCTGGAGGGCAAGGAGGCGGTGGCCGGCGATGTCAGCGACCGGGCGGCGGCTATCCGGGTCATCCAGCGGGCCATGGACCACTACAGCGACACCTTTCTGGGGGCCTCCGTCCCCCGGCAGGAGCGCAGCTCCACCCGCTGA
- a CDS encoding rubredoxin: protein MSKYVCPCGYVYDPEVGDPDNGIAPGTPWEEVPEDWECPVCGLGKDVFEKE, encoded by the coding sequence ATGAGTAAATATGTCTGCCCCTGCGGCTATGTCTATGACCCCGAGGTTGGAGATCCGGACAACGGCATCGCCCCCGGCACCCCTTGGGAAGAGGTCCCTGAGGATTGGGAGTGCCCGGTCTGCGGTCTGGGCAAGGATGTCTTTGAGAAGGAGTAA
- a CDS encoding Ig-like domain-containing protein, protein MATRRSTGTRPEVVRCPYCGEDYSVTYKRCPFCDGKPAPESSFEDDPPAEGRRSGGKRLVSNTRGGGYGGGGWGPLRIVGTVVSLGLIVAAVWIVVSVVSPLVNRGSSLNSDQPSSPPVTSSSAAPTGSPDSSASPAPTGGVEPTRSPEPSGTIPASQTATSFTLNRKDFTLSQAGDVWNLGPAFLPAGSTGTLTWSSSKPEVATVSDSGIVTAVAPGVATITATMAGGYTQECIVRCTWTGASSGGSGSAAATLTPSHSDVTLYKAGESFRFRVSGTDSTPVWSTSNSGVASVDGSGTVTAVSKGTCNVTATVDGQTFTCIVRCNF, encoded by the coding sequence ATGGCAACCAGGCGCTCCACCGGCACCCGGCCGGAGGTCGTCCGCTGTCCCTACTGCGGCGAGGATTATTCTGTCACCTACAAGCGCTGTCCCTTCTGTGACGGCAAGCCGGCACCCGAGAGCAGCTTCGAGGACGACCCGCCCGCCGAAGGCCGGCGCTCCGGCGGCAAGCGCCTGGTCTCCAACACCAGGGGAGGCGGCTACGGCGGAGGAGGCTGGGGGCCTCTGCGTATCGTGGGCACGGTGGTGTCCCTGGGGCTTATCGTGGCGGCTGTCTGGATTGTCGTCTCGGTGGTCAGCCCCCTCGTCAACCGGGGCAGCAGCCTGAACTCCGACCAGCCCTCCAGCCCGCCCGTCACCTCCAGTTCCGCGGCTCCCACCGGCTCCCCCGACTCCAGCGCCAGCCCCGCCCCCACCGGCGGCGTGGAGCCTACCCGCTCGCCGGAGCCCTCCGGGACCATCCCCGCCAGCCAGACGGCCACCTCCTTTACCCTGAACCGGAAAGACTTCACCCTGTCCCAGGCGGGAGATGTCTGGAACCTGGGGCCCGCCTTCCTGCCCGCCGGGTCCACCGGCACCCTCACCTGGAGCAGCAGCAAGCCCGAGGTGGCCACCGTCTCCGACAGCGGCATCGTCACCGCCGTGGCCCCCGGCGTGGCCACCATCACCGCCACCATGGCGGGCGGGTATACCCAGGAGTGCATCGTCCGCTGCACCTGGACCGGTGCTTCCTCCGGCGGTTCCGGCTCCGCGGCGGCGACGCTCACCCCCAGCCACAGCGACGTGACCCTCTACAAAGCCGGGGAAAGCTTCCGCTTCCGCGTCTCCGGCACCGACAGCACGCCGGTGTGGAGTACCTCCAATTCCGGGGTGGCCTCGGTGGACGGCAGCGGCACCGTCACCGCCGTGAGCAAGGGCACCTGCAACGTCACCGCCACCGTGGACGGGCAGACCTTTACCTGCATCGTCCGGTGTAATTTCTGA